A section of the Choristoneura fumiferana chromosome 5, NRCan_CFum_1, whole genome shotgun sequence genome encodes:
- the Miro gene encoding mitochondrial Rho GTPase isoform X2 yields MVFESVSRTVRILLLGEPGVGKTSLILSLVTEEFSDHVPPKAEEITIPADVTPEQVPTNIVDICMAEQSLEQVAEEIEKAHVICIVFSVEKQETLNKIASYWLPFVRENCPDDHRKPVILVGNKIDLIDYSVIDNIWDIAEEYPEVDRCIECSAKTLTNVSEMFYNAQKAVLHPITPIYCIDEQELTEKCKKALSRIFRICDLDGDGLMDDYEITIFQKKCFDTPLQLQVLDEVKSVIAQNIAGGIENDCITLKGFIFLHCLFIQRGRNETTWTVLRKFGYDESLELMHSYLYANIKVPAGCSSELSYKGQQFLTQVFEKYDQDKDGMLNPTELKNVFSSCPRIPWHNLRYTVPTNEKGYLTLQGWMCRWTLMTLLDLQNTSAYLAYLGFNFLENESQKAAIHITREKKVDIAKKQSSRNVYQCHVIGPRSCGKTSICRSFLGIAQKKIKPSTHERGGGDCTDNCCINTVQVYGQEKSLVLKEIPITRVSDPLEPHEVNCDVACLVYDVSASRSFEYIARIYIKYFAESHIPVLIVGTKCDALLARQEYILQPEVFCSKYQLLPPQAFHIRENRHDVFVKLATMAAFPHLKHFTSFAGDNSSWWKAGIGVAAATVMGLVLIKIFSFQKR; encoded by the exons ATGGTATTCGAGTCTGTCTCGCGCACAGTTCGTATTCTTCTTCTCGGAGAACCTGGAGTAGGCAAAACTTCACTAATTCTTTCTTTGGTGACTGAAGAGTTTTCAGATCATGTGCCGCCTAAAGCTGAAGAAATCACTATTCCTGCTGATGTTACCCCGGAGCAAGTGCCAACCAATATTGTGGACATCTGCA TGGCAGAACAATCATTAGAACAAGTCGCAGAAGAGATTGAAAAAGCTCATGTAATATGCATAGTATTTTCCGTTGAAAAACAAGAAACTCTGAATAAAATTGCCTCATATTGGTTGCCTTTTGTGAGGGAAAACTGCCCAGACGACCACAGGAAACCTGTAATTCTAGTTGGAAACAAGATAGACTTGATTGACTACTCTGTGATTGAT AATATTTGGGATATAGCAGAAGAATATCCAGAAGTGGACCGATGCATAGAATGCTCTGCAAAAACATTGACAAATGTCTCGGAAATGTTTTATAATGCACAGAAGGCTGTACTGCACCCTATCACACCCATATATTGTATTGATGAACAAGAG TTGAcggaaaaatgtaaaaaagctCTTTCAAGAATATTTAGGATCTGTGACCTGGATGGAGATGGACTTATGGATGACTATGAAATaactattttccaaaaaaaatgctTTGATACTCCTCTTCAATTACAG gTTTTAGATGAAGTAAAATCCGTAATTGCGCAAAACATAGCAGGAGGTATAGAGAATGATTGCATCACATTAAAGGGATTCATTTTTTTGCACTGTTTGTTTATTCAAAGGGGAAGAAATGAAACAACATGGACAGTACTCCGCAAGTTTGGATATGATGAGTCTTTAGAATTAATGCACAGTTACTTATATGCAAA CATTAAGGTACCTGCAGGCTGTTCGTCAGAACTATCATACAAAGGCCAACAGTTTCTGACACAAGTGTTTGAAAAGTATGACCAGGACAAGGATGGCATGCTCAATCCCACAGAATTGAAAAATGTATTCTCCAGTTGCCCGCGGATTCCTTGGCACAATTTGCGATATACTGTACCTACTAATGAAAAG GGATACCTAACTCTGCAAGGCTGGATGTGTCGATGGACTCTAATGACACTACTGGATCTACAGAATACAAGTGCCTATTTAGCATACCTAGGCTTTAACTTCCTAGAAAATGAGTCACAAAAAGCGGCTATACATA TAACTCGTGAGAAGAAGGTGGATATTGCTAAGAAGCAGTCGAGCCGCAACGTGTACCAGTGCCACGTGATCGGGCCGAGGTCCTGCGGGAAGACGTCCATTTGCAGAAGCTTCCTTGGCATAGCCCAGAAg AAAATAAAGCCGAGCACACacgagcgcggcggcggcgactGCACAGATAACTGCTGCATTAACACTGTACAGGTGTATGGCCAAGAGAAGAGTCTCGTGCTAAAGGAGATCCCGATCACACGCGTCTCAGACCCGCTGGAGCCCCACGAGGTCAACTGTGACGTCGCCTGTCTCGTCTATGATGTCTCTGCCTCCCGCTCATTCGAGTACATCGCGAGAATTTATATT AAATACTTCGCCGAAAGTCACATCCCGGTGTTGATAGTGGGCACCAAATGCGATGCGCTGCTAGCTCGGCAGGAGTACATTCTGCAGCCGGAAGTGTTTTGCAGCAAGTACCAGCTGCTGCCGCCGCAAGCCTTCCACATTCGCGAAAACAGGCACGACGTGTTCGTCAAACTCGCCACCATGGCCGCCTTTCC ACACTTGAAGCACTTCACGAGTTTCGCGGGAGACAACTCATCGTGGTGGAAGGCGGGCATCGGCGTCGCCGCGGCCACGGTCATGGGGCTCGTGCTGATTAAGATATTTAGCTTTCAAAAACGATAA
- the Miro gene encoding mitochondrial Rho GTPase isoform X1, producing the protein MVFESVSRTVRILLLGEPGVGKTSLILSLVTEEFSDHVPPKAEEITIPADVTPEQVPTNIVDICMAEQSLEQVAEEIEKAHVICIVFSVEKQETLNKIASYWLPFVRENCPDDHRKPVILVGNKIDLIDYSVIDNIWDIAEEYPEVDRCIECSAKTLTNVSEMFYNAQKAVLHPITPIYCIDEQELTEKCKKALSRIFRICDLDGDGLMDDYEITIFQKKCFDTPLQLQVLDEVKSVIAQNIAGGIENDCITLKGFIFLHCLFIQRGRNETTWTVLRKFGYDESLELMHSYLYANIKVPAGCSSELSYKGQQFLTQVFEKYDQDKDGMLNPTELKNVFSSCPRIPWHNLRYTVPTNEKGYLTLQGWMCRWTLMTLLDLQNTSAYLAYLGFNFLENESQKAAIHITREKKVDIAKKQSSRNVYQCHVIGPRSCGKTSICRSFLGIAQKKIKPSTHERGGGDCTDNCCINTVQVYGQEKSLVLKEIPITRVSDPLEPHEVNCDVACLVYDVSASRSFEYIARIYIKYFAESHIPVLIVGTKCDALLARQEYILQPEVFCSKYQLLPPQAFHIRENRHDVFVKLATMAAFPQFQAAWILFSKHRHLKHFTSFAGDNSSWWKAGIGVAAATVMGLVLIKIFSFQKR; encoded by the exons ATGGTATTCGAGTCTGTCTCGCGCACAGTTCGTATTCTTCTTCTCGGAGAACCTGGAGTAGGCAAAACTTCACTAATTCTTTCTTTGGTGACTGAAGAGTTTTCAGATCATGTGCCGCCTAAAGCTGAAGAAATCACTATTCCTGCTGATGTTACCCCGGAGCAAGTGCCAACCAATATTGTGGACATCTGCA TGGCAGAACAATCATTAGAACAAGTCGCAGAAGAGATTGAAAAAGCTCATGTAATATGCATAGTATTTTCCGTTGAAAAACAAGAAACTCTGAATAAAATTGCCTCATATTGGTTGCCTTTTGTGAGGGAAAACTGCCCAGACGACCACAGGAAACCTGTAATTCTAGTTGGAAACAAGATAGACTTGATTGACTACTCTGTGATTGAT AATATTTGGGATATAGCAGAAGAATATCCAGAAGTGGACCGATGCATAGAATGCTCTGCAAAAACATTGACAAATGTCTCGGAAATGTTTTATAATGCACAGAAGGCTGTACTGCACCCTATCACACCCATATATTGTATTGATGAACAAGAG TTGAcggaaaaatgtaaaaaagctCTTTCAAGAATATTTAGGATCTGTGACCTGGATGGAGATGGACTTATGGATGACTATGAAATaactattttccaaaaaaaatgctTTGATACTCCTCTTCAATTACAG gTTTTAGATGAAGTAAAATCCGTAATTGCGCAAAACATAGCAGGAGGTATAGAGAATGATTGCATCACATTAAAGGGATTCATTTTTTTGCACTGTTTGTTTATTCAAAGGGGAAGAAATGAAACAACATGGACAGTACTCCGCAAGTTTGGATATGATGAGTCTTTAGAATTAATGCACAGTTACTTATATGCAAA CATTAAGGTACCTGCAGGCTGTTCGTCAGAACTATCATACAAAGGCCAACAGTTTCTGACACAAGTGTTTGAAAAGTATGACCAGGACAAGGATGGCATGCTCAATCCCACAGAATTGAAAAATGTATTCTCCAGTTGCCCGCGGATTCCTTGGCACAATTTGCGATATACTGTACCTACTAATGAAAAG GGATACCTAACTCTGCAAGGCTGGATGTGTCGATGGACTCTAATGACACTACTGGATCTACAGAATACAAGTGCCTATTTAGCATACCTAGGCTTTAACTTCCTAGAAAATGAGTCACAAAAAGCGGCTATACATA TAACTCGTGAGAAGAAGGTGGATATTGCTAAGAAGCAGTCGAGCCGCAACGTGTACCAGTGCCACGTGATCGGGCCGAGGTCCTGCGGGAAGACGTCCATTTGCAGAAGCTTCCTTGGCATAGCCCAGAAg AAAATAAAGCCGAGCACACacgagcgcggcggcggcgactGCACAGATAACTGCTGCATTAACACTGTACAGGTGTATGGCCAAGAGAAGAGTCTCGTGCTAAAGGAGATCCCGATCACACGCGTCTCAGACCCGCTGGAGCCCCACGAGGTCAACTGTGACGTCGCCTGTCTCGTCTATGATGTCTCTGCCTCCCGCTCATTCGAGTACATCGCGAGAATTTATATT AAATACTTCGCCGAAAGTCACATCCCGGTGTTGATAGTGGGCACCAAATGCGATGCGCTGCTAGCTCGGCAGGAGTACATTCTGCAGCCGGAAGTGTTTTGCAGCAAGTACCAGCTGCTGCCGCCGCAAGCCTTCCACATTCGCGAAAACAGGCACGACGTGTTCGTCAAACTCGCCACCATGGCCGCCTTTCC TCAATTTCAAGCTGCTTGGATTTTATTCAGCAAACACAG ACACTTGAAGCACTTCACGAGTTTCGCGGGAGACAACTCATCGTGGTGGAAGGCGGGCATCGGCGTCGCCGCGGCCACGGTCATGGGGCTCGTGCTGATTAAGATATTTAGCTTTCAAAAACGATAA